ACGGCACCGAGCGCCAGAGGTGCCTCCACCGTGTGGACAGCACGCATGCCTGAACCGCCTGCCGGGCTTTCAAGAAGGACATGATGGTATGGAGGAGGCAGTCCGGCAGAGAGCTCAACCGGTCCGGGCCGCCGGCCGAGCATCCGTCGATGACACCACTCACGCGGGCCCGCTTCCTGAAGGCATTATCAAGCTCCATGGCGTGCCCTGCTCGGAGCAGTTCTCACGTTAGAGGACCAAACAACCCAGCAAGacaaataaataaaaagataaaCTTTAAAAAATACATCTACACATAACACCACAAAATCCTGTTCCCATTACTAGATGAGTCGCGCTACCAGATCAAAGACGGCGCAAGATTTCGAAAAATGACGAAGCATTTTGCTGTGTTAGAACCATGTTCTTCATCGGAACATTGAAATCAAGAAAGGTTCACGAAGGGCCGAAAGCAAACCAGTCAATGGTACGGGGAGCGGAGTGAGAGATGTGCAGCCGGAGAATGGGGCTTACCGAGCGCCGCAGCCAGAACCTTCCGTGGGGGGAGGAGCTGCTCCAGCCGAAGGAGACGCAGCAGCGAgaggggcggcgccggcgccggcgccgcgagAGGGCTGGGGAATTTGGGGGAAGAGGAGCTGTGTTTCTGGGCCGGCCCTGTTGTGGGCTGCAGCGACCGAGTTTTAGCTTTATTACTCTGCTAAAAAAAGCTTTATTATtccatatttttattttttgagcaAATTCCATATATTTTGTTTATGCAGGATTCGTATGCTTTTTTTAACGCAATTATTACCATTCTCTAAAGAAATCCCTCCACTCGAAATTATGGTTAAAATCAAACCTCATAAGATTTTGACTAATAATTAGCCGAACTATATGCATATTGTATAATTTCTCATTATCAAAATAAGGTCTTTAAGGTTTGTCTTAAATTAAACTTcttcaagtttgatcaaatttgatgTTTGTCTAAGTTGGTGTTTGTAAGGtgcttctatattttttatatataaatttggttaaacttaaagTTTTAACTTGGGACAAAAACTAAAACACCTTATATTTTATTGAACAGAGGAGGTATTGAATAAACCCATCTTCCAATGATCTTTTAACGACCATTGTTCACTATGTAAGACAAATTGAGAGTCAAGTATACCTTTAAAGAAACTTTATTTTAAATCAGTACAAGAGGTTAGGCCTTCCGCTGCTTCTAACTGACTGTGACAATTACAGTCTTTTTCTCGTCATTGTACCCCTTCTGTGACGATATGGCTGTGATGAGATTTTTTCTTTGAAGGggatcagaatcagatgtacctGCCTACCTGGTGATTGGCATTGATCCTTGTACCTGGATGAAAATGCTTGCTTATATATTTTATATCTCGTTACTGTTCAGGGTCTGGGACCTACCTGCGCAAGCCGTTTCTTTTCTTTACATGCTAATGAATCAACAGGTGCTACTACTAGACATTTCAGGAATGCATCAGCATCAGTTATCTGCTTCTCAAAATAGGATCAATTTGTCCTATTTTGTCCTTTATACTGCATTGTTTAGTGTGATTTTCAGTCCAAGGATTATGATACTTATTCTACAGGGCAAAATGCTCATAATATTTTTACAGCTTTAACTAATTTTGTAATGGCCAACAAAGTGCCCCACCCATACAGCACACACCAAGTattaaaaaaatgatttttaatTTATGACCATCACATTCCATCAATTTCGTCATGAGCTATTGTCACAAAGATAGGGAAAGGCATATGGTGACGGTTGTTTATGGCTAAATCACAACTTAGTCCCAAATGCTTATCATCCAAAGAAAAATTGTCATAAACACATCGTTTCTATGACTAAAAAATGTTGTCATATGAAAACTGTCGTAGAAGGCCCAATCTCTTATAGTGAATCCTAATATGCCTACTTAAAATGGACAATGGTTCTTTGTATGGAATATTTTCTTCCCTAATATAAAAGACATGCAACTCTCACTACTACAAGTATCTCATCACCGCTGGGTCTCAACCCCTATCATCGTCGATTTTGCTCGGCGACGATAAAAATGGGCGGTAAAAATAGAGTTCATCGTCATCGATTACAGACCGATAGTGAAAAGCGAATAGATCTTTAAAAAATTGGCCATTTGTACGCTACCGTCGATGTCATCCCTGTGTTGTCGTCATTGTCCTCAACCATGCTGCTGAGGGGAGGCGAGCCCCGCCGCCGCGCTTGGGAGAGGAAGGGCGGGCTGAGGTGGTGGGTGAGGTAGAGAGAAAAAGAGGGTGGCGACGCCTAGGGTGAGAGTGATAATGCACCTAGGTCCGTTTTCCACCGCCGGTGGAAACCTATAGTAAAAACTGAACTAGGTTTCAGCCGCTAGTTTAAGATATGAACCTGTGGTGAAAAATGATTTTCACCGTCAGTCCTATTTCAAATTAGCGGTGATAGATCATCACCACCAACTTTAATAGAATTGGCGGTTACCATAAGGGGAAACCATTTCTATAGTAGTGTCTCTTGCTTAGTTGAGAGAGAAAAAAACAGTTTTCTCGATGACTCCATATAAGTATTCGATTATATACAAGAATATTGCATATGTTAGTTTTGTGCTGTTATGAAATAAGTAGCCAtttatatattttatatttttgggCATCATatcttctttttttaaaaaaatacttgcaTTGCATCACAAATAGGTTATAAGGATCATGTTACCACGGTCGAATTTTCCTAAAACATGCTTCATATTACAagttggagaatgagcaactgTTTGGCAACACAAAAGGAATGAATTCTAGATGCTGAATGAATTCTAGATGCTTGCCCATCTTGCCTTTCTAGCAAGAGCATCAGCTATCTTACTTAGCTCTCTGCAGGTCTTGATTACCGAGTAGCTACTTGCTCAATTTATATCCTGCACTTGAGCAATGATGGGACGCACTGACCAATATCCATGATGCTTTGACAAATGCCATCACACGAAAAAGCAGGCCTAATTCCCTTGAATCTCTATTGTCCGGAAGCTGGGAGATAATGTGTACTCACTGACTAGGTCTGGGAGATAAGGTGCACTCGGTGATTATGTGTTCAATTCATGTGTAGTCAGCACAGCCTCAAGCAATCTCTAGAcgcaaaaagtgggatgaattcGAGTTGCTGTATAGTTTTCAAAAGTATGTACCTGTCTGGCTAGTCCCAAGATTCCCAGGGAGAgaaaaaaacagaagaaaacatgTGATTTCTGAGCATTTTTTCCAAGCTTGCGGTGTTTCATAATTGGAGACAGTTTCAGTAAGTAAACACAGCAGCAAACATGTTGGTGCACAGTTGACACAGACACACAGTACACAGGGGTTAAAACAGATATTTTCCAAAGGCAGTCATATCCTTAAGCAAAGAAAAAGAGTAATAATCAATAGCATAATAGTCAATACAGCAAGGTCTTCATCATAGCTTGCGATTTAGGGCATCTGAAGGGAACCTATAATGTGCAACTAAATTCTACATGTGAACCATACGGTGAGAAACATAGAAGGCCTGGGATACCAATAACACTAATTAACTTTGGTGAGTTTAATGTTATTCTCCAACAGATTCACTGAAATGCGCATCAGAAGCTGGACAAGGTGTAGGCCATAGCCATATTTATATATGATTTCAACCTTGAGGTTCTCACACAGCAAATCCAGTCCACGGAGCTCAGAAGCTGTCTTGTTGAGTATGGGCGTTCCTTTCTTTTTGCTAGAATGTTTTGGGAACTGTGGGCAGCACAAAAGATGTAAGACTGATGAACCATGTTGGTTAAGTAAGAAGTTAAGAACCAAACTACAGTATACCTTGCAGCACCGCAAAGTGAGCTTCTCCAGAATAGGTGAACTCTGAAGAAAGAATACCAGTATGTGGAAGTCGTCACTGAGATTACATTTGTTCAGCATTAAGTTCCTCAGGTTCTTGAATTTTTGGAATCTGGGTTCCTTTCCGAGCACCTGAAGTACATTATAGATACTTAGATAGTACAATAACATTACTGGAGTGAATAAATTGGAAAATTGCCAGAGACAGCGAAGGCATACCCTCGACCCGACACCTGACAGCTCTAAACTTGTCACGTTCGATATGCTACAAAGAAGCTTAAACTGATCGCCATCAAGTTTACTTCTGACAAAACTATATAAGTGACCGTGACCCTTTATACGAATTGAAGCTTTGGCAAGGGATGGCACCTCATTTATTGAAACACCACCACAAAATTGGTCAGCCTTCACAGCCAGGTTCAGATATGAAACAGCAGGAGCCAAGATAACCAGCCCAGAGTCATCAGTATTCGAGCCGCCATCAATAACCAGTGTCTTCAGTGTGGGCGATGCAATCACAGAAAGATTGCGCCATCTACAATTCTTCAGAACCATAGTCTTCAGAGACTGGGAGGTGACTGACTCAATTTGACAACTGCAGTCGTCTAGCTCCAAATCCTCCAAAGAGCGGCACACTGAATTAACACGCTTCATGAAACCGTTATCCAGGAGTACATGGCAGAGATGGAGGCTTTTGAGATGCCAAGAACCAGAGCTCACTCCTCCATGCTGTCTGGGCCGGTCTGGGGTGCAGTATTTCATCGCGCGGCGGAGCCATCCTGCTGCCTGTCTATTGCCAAACTTAGGTGCTCTGCTCCCAACAATGTGCAGGCGGAATGAATCCAGCTGTGCAATGTTACATTGGCGCATCAGGTTCACGGTGAAATCCTCGAAATCCTCCCATTCCTTGTGCTTGACCTTGTTGTTCTCGTAGCTGTTGATGTTAGCGCCATAGATGTAAGTATCAGAGTCCGAGCTGTCGTCCTCTGAAGAAGTTGTGATGTCGGAGGAGTCAGAGCTGACAGTATCAGATTCGGAGCTGTTGCCGTCCGAATCAGGGACGTCGCCGTCGTTGGAATCAGAGCTATCAAGATCAGATTCGGAGCTTTCAGAGCTTTCGCCGTCA
This sequence is a window from Miscanthus floridulus cultivar M001 chromosome 10, ASM1932011v1, whole genome shotgun sequence. Protein-coding genes within it:
- the LOC136486974 gene encoding MEIOTIC F-BOX protein MOF-like isoform X1 translates to MEVEEAERARASGDGGGGGRCSAAGPDRLSSLPDCLLHTIMSFMKARQAVQTCVLSTRWRNLWRSVPCLDIDLAEFKTVPVSDNNSGSSGDDNSGSGGDDNSGSGGDDNSGSGGDDNSDSDGESSESSESDLDSSDSNDGDVPDSDGNSSESDTVSSDSSDITTSSEDDSSDSDTYIYGANINSYENNKVKHKEWEDFEDFTVNLMRQCNIAQLDSFRLHIVGSRAPKFGNRQAAGWLRRAMKYCTPDRPRQHGGVSSGSWHLKSLHLCHVLLDNGFMKRVNSVCRSLEDLELDDCSCQIESVTSQSLKTMVLKNCRWRNLSVIASPTLKTLVIDGGSNTDDSGLVILAPAVSYLNLAVKADQFCGGVSINEVPSLAKASIRIKGHGHLYSFVRSKLDGDQFKLLCSISNVTSLELSGVGSRVLGKEPRFQKFKNLRNLMLNKCNLSDDFHILVFFLQSSPILEKLTLRCCKFPKHSSKKKGTPILNKTASELRGLDLLCENLKVEIIYKYGYGLHLVQLLMRISVNLLENNIKLTKVN
- the LOC136486974 gene encoding MEIOTIC F-BOX protein MOF-like isoform X2, encoding MEVEEAERARASGDGGGGGRCSAAGPDRLSSLPDCLLHTIMSFMKARQAVQTCVLSTRWRNLWRSVPCLDIDLAEFKTVPVSDNNSGSSGDDNSGSGGDDNSGSGGDDNSGSGGDDNSDSDGESSESSESDLDSSDSNDGDVPDSDGNSSESDTVSSDSSDITTSSEDDSSDSDTYIYGANINSYENNKVKHKEWEDFEDFTVNLMRQCNIAQLDSFRLHIVGSRAPKFGNRQAAGWLRRAMKYCTPDRPRQHGGVSSGSWHLKSLHLCHVLLDNGFMKRVNSVCRSLEDLELDDCSCQIESVTSQSLKTMVLKNCRWRNLSVIASPTLKTLVIDGGSNTDDSGLVILAPAVSYLNLAVKADQFCGGVSINEVLGKEPRFQKFKNLRNLMLNKCNLSDDFHILVFFLQSSPILEKLTLRCCKFPKHSSKKKGTPILNKTASELRGLDLLCENLKVEIIYKYGYGLHLVQLLMRISVNLLENNIKLTKVN